A genomic window from Lactobacillus sp. ESL0677 includes:
- a CDS encoding sigma-70 family RNA polymerase sigma factor: MKINREAFIAAWENQRLVRGALKAAHVRQDYTNYDDLLQEGICVYAQMLDQPGSLSPEEVDRRSFRKIIWHTIDQLRKEQKTSERQTELEQARDLGMMNNWDNYLILEREVAQMSELEQLLFFHNLIAGEPISALVQEARVTRVQLQRIKRQLLAHLRQVLDVQITNL, from the coding sequence ATGAAGATTAATAGAGAGGCTTTTATAGCCGCTTGGGAGAATCAAAGATTAGTTCGGGGCGCATTAAAAGCCGCCCACGTTAGACAGGACTATACTAATTATGATGACTTGTTGCAAGAAGGAATTTGCGTTTACGCACAAATGTTAGATCAGCCTGGGAGTTTATCTCCAGAAGAAGTTGATCGGCGGAGTTTTCGCAAGATTATCTGGCATACGATTGACCAGCTGCGCAAGGAACAAAAAACGAGTGAGCGGCAGACTGAACTTGAGCAAGCACGCGATTTGGGCATGATGAATAACTGGGACAACTATTTGATCTTAGAACGAGAAGTTGCGCAGATGTCAGAATTAGAACAATTGTTATTTTTTCATAATTTAATTGCTGGTGAACCAATTAGTGCGTTAGTCCAAGAGGCCCGTGTCACGCGGGTACAGTTGCAACGGATTAAACGTCAATTATTGGCTCATCTGCGTCAAGTTCTGGATGTGCAGATTACTAATTTGTAA